One window of Campylobacter avium LMG 24591 genomic DNA carries:
- a CDS encoding CinA family protein yields the protein MRHLLLVIGFELKTNANYLSYILRTYEDKFQEVNDVVILEKSSKDLPFLLEKYSRDYDFITIFAYDDYYGTTAKILATLNGDSLVLKDDILAPIKSLEHNEQGFLMHLAKCKINLLKSSNLRKIPPLLGFIDIQFEYFCLLDIDEESAKLLLDTIAKSYEISIQSSELLKNLVLIKASSLQYGKLDEFLSAAKKLFSDKFIPGKDPLNFIVSVLKREKLKISFAESCTGGLCASKLTGIDGVSEIFDGSVVSYSNRIKHEWLGISEGVLENSGEYSQKCVYFMLKGIFKTAKPDFAIAISGLAGTADVADIKAGTIFAGVMYKDGNFLQESFHISGDRRFIQEQAVLHTFSLLLRLKKEIFFS from the coding sequence ATGAGGCATTTACTCCTAGTCATAGGTTTTGAGCTTAAAACTAACGCAAATTATCTATCTTACATACTTAGAACTTATGAGGATAAATTTCAGGAAGTAAATGATGTGGTTATACTTGAAAAAAGCAGCAAAGATCTGCCATTTTTGCTTGAGAAATACAGCAGAGACTATGATTTTATAACTATCTTTGCTTATGATGATTACTACGGCACTACTGCGAAAATTTTAGCAACATTAAATGGCGATAGTTTGGTTTTAAAGGATGATATTTTAGCGCCTATAAAATCTCTTGAGCACAACGAGCAAGGCTTTTTAATGCACCTTGCAAAGTGCAAGATAAATTTACTTAAGAGTTCAAATTTAAGAAAAATCCCGCCATTATTGGGTTTCATTGATATACAATTTGAGTATTTTTGCTTGCTTGATATAGATGAAGAAAGCGCTAAACTCTTGCTTGACACCATAGCAAAATCCTACGAGATAAGTATACAAAGCTCTGAGCTTTTAAAAAATTTGGTGCTTATAAAGGCTAGTAGTTTACAGTACGGCAAATTAGATGAGTTTTTAAGTGCTGCTAAAAAGCTTTTTAGCGATAAGTTTATACCCGGAAAAGATCCTTTAAATTTTATCGTTTCAGTCTTAAAAAGAGAAAAATTAAAAATTTCTTTTGCAGAAAGTTGTACAGGCGGGCTGTGTGCTAGCAAACTTACCGGTATAGATGGGGTTAGTGAAATTTTTGATGGTTCTGTTGTGAGCTATTCTAACCGCATAAAGCACGAGTGGCTAGGCATTAGCGAGGGTGTGCTTGAGAACAGTGGAGAGTATTCTCAAAAATGTGTGTATTTCATGCTAAAAGGAATTTTTAAGACAGCAAAGCCCGATTTTGCCATAGCTATTAGCGGTTTAGCAGGTACTGCTGATGTGGCAGACATAAAGGCAGGCACTATTTTTGCAGGCGTTATGTATAAAGATGGGAATTTTTTACAAGAGAGTTTTCACATAAGTGGTGATAGGCGTTTTATACAAGAACAGGCTGTTTTGCATACTTTTTCTTTGCTTTTGAGGTTAAAAAAAGAAATATTTTTCTCATAA
- the pgsA gene encoding CDP-diacylglycerol--glycerol-3-phosphate 3-phosphatidyltransferase encodes MNLPNALALMRIVLAPILFFLLTYKIDDIHPSWIDYFATVVFSIAALSDFFDGYIARIWGQVTKLGAILDPLADKMLILAAFLGLLLLDRANAWIVYLILVREFFITGFRIVMISDNLNISASFAGKIKTLSQTIAIIFLLMQWKFADFILYIAFFLTIYSGVEYVVKYYKARL; translated from the coding sequence ATGAATTTGCCAAATGCCTTAGCATTAATGCGTATAGTTTTAGCGCCAATTTTGTTTTTTTTGCTGACTTACAAGATAGATGATATACACCCAAGCTGGATAGATTATTTTGCAACGGTTGTCTTTTCTATAGCAGCTTTGAGTGATTTTTTTGATGGTTATATAGCTAGAATTTGGGGGCAGGTTACCAAACTTGGTGCGATACTAGACCCATTGGCTGATAAAATGCTTATTTTAGCGGCATTTTTGGGACTTTTGCTCCTTGATAGAGCTAATGCTTGGATAGTGTATTTAATCTTAGTTCGTGAATTTTTCATAACAGGTTTTAGGATAGTTATGATAAGCGACAACCTAAACATAAGCGCTTCTTTTGCCGGTAAAATCAAAACCCTTTCACAAACAATCGCCATTATATTTTTGCTAATGCAGTGGAAATTTGCGGATTTTATACTTTATATAGCCTTTTTTCTTACTATTTATTCTGGCGTTGAATATGTTGTAAAATACTACAAAGCAAGGCTTTAA
- the rseP gene encoding RIP metalloprotease RseP, whose amino-acid sequence MKSILALLVILALGFYFFSLNFVVTILCISFLIFFHELGHFLAAKHMGVKVEVFSIGFGQVLFQKTFKGTDYRLSALPLGGYVKLKGQDDFDIKHKSYDKDSYTILSPLKKIYILLAGPLFNIILAFMLYIIIGNLGLQKVAPVVGEVLENSAAQRANLQKGDLIVSIDGKPVRSFDEISKLLSLNTMSVELIRDDKLITVSITPSLKQAYNEFLQLTQRPQIGIQAKTDELITVKHTGLNSLIFAYEESLNATTLIVKALAKLVIGELDPKNLGGVITMADVTSRAADMGIVAVLLISALISINLGVVNLLPIPMLDGGHIVFNLYELVFKKSVPFAVFEKLSYVGLAFLLCLMVFATYNDIVRLSLN is encoded by the coding sequence TTGAAGTCTATTTTAGCATTGCTTGTAATTTTAGCGCTTGGCTTTTACTTTTTTTCGCTAAATTTTGTAGTTACCATTCTTTGCATATCTTTTTTGATTTTCTTTCACGAGCTAGGACATTTTTTAGCTGCAAAGCACATGGGAGTTAAAGTAGAGGTTTTTAGCATAGGTTTTGGACAGGTTTTATTTCAAAAAACATTTAAAGGCACGGATTACAGGCTTAGTGCCTTGCCGCTTGGCGGTTATGTTAAGCTTAAGGGGCAAGATGATTTTGATATTAAACACAAGAGTTATGATAAAGACAGCTACACTATTTTAAGCCCGCTTAAAAAAATTTACATCTTGCTTGCTGGGCCCTTGTTTAACATCATTTTGGCCTTTATGCTTTATATTATCATTGGGAATTTGGGCTTACAAAAAGTAGCTCCTGTTGTTGGCGAGGTGCTTGAAAACTCGGCAGCACAAAGGGCAAATTTGCAAAAAGGGGATTTGATTGTAAGTATTGATGGTAAGCCTGTGCGAAGCTTTGATGAAATTTCAAAGCTCTTAAGTTTAAATACTATGAGTGTTGAGCTTATAAGAGATGATAAGCTTATAACCGTATCAATCACGCCAAGCCTAAAACAAGCTTACAATGAATTTTTACAGCTAACCCAAAGGCCACAAATTGGCATACAGGCAAAAACTGATGAGCTAATCACAGTAAAACATACGGGCTTAAATTCTCTCATTTTTGCTTATGAAGAGAGCTTAAATGCCACTACTTTGATAGTAAAAGCCTTAGCAAAGCTTGTTATAGGTGAGCTTGACCCTAAAAATTTGGGCGGGGTTATAACCATGGCCGATGTAACTTCAAGGGCAGCTGATATGGGTATCGTGGCCGTGCTTTTAATCTCTGCTTTGATATCGATAAATTTAGGCGTGGTAAATCTTTTGCCAATTCCTATGCTAGATGGAGGACATATAGTGTTTAATCTCTATGAGTTGGTATTTAAAAAGTCCGTGCCTTTTGCGGTGTTTGAAAAGTTAAGCTACGTAGGACTTGCCTTTTTGCTCTGTCTTATGGTCTTTGCAACATATAATGATATAGTAAGATTAAGCCTTAATTAA
- a CDS encoding disulfide bond formation protein B: MIFNKTWFLLCLFSMALVLFSHYFLQLYLFMNPCANCVYIRFAICVFALGAFLLIFGNKFAFLAFAMLFYALFLGFKYSFLLNESYEAIANANPFGVTSCPSELNFIFSLPLDKIFPSLFTATGTCGMDAPIVPEFMSDQLSKIQEFFVGTKEANFTNGLYSKAWFLIPKFEFINMAQGIMICLVFFSFFVIKDFIILIKNSKAKAVIALFFFAVLLIN, translated from the coding sequence ATGATTTTTAACAAAACCTGGTTTTTGCTATGCCTTTTTAGCATGGCTTTAGTGCTTTTTTCGCATTATTTTTTACAACTTTATTTATTTATGAACCCCTGTGCTAACTGCGTTTACATAAGGTTTGCGATATGCGTTTTTGCTCTTGGGGCTTTCTTGCTAATCTTTGGCAATAAATTTGCTTTTTTGGCCTTTGCCATGCTTTTTTATGCCTTATTTTTGGGCTTTAAATACTCATTTTTGCTAAATGAAAGCTATGAGGCTATCGCAAATGCAAATCCCTTTGGGGTTACATCCTGTCCTAGTGAGCTTAACTTTATATTTTCGCTGCCCTTGGATAAAATTTTTCCAAGCTTATTTACAGCTACCGGAACTTGCGGAATGGACGCACCGATAGTTCCTGAGTTTATGTCAGACCAGCTTTCTAAGATACAAGAATTCTTTGTAGGCACTAAGGAAGCAAATTTCACAAATGGACTTTACAGCAAAGCTTGGTTTTTGATACCGAAATTTGAGTTTATAAATATGGCGCAAGGCATCATGATATGCTTGGTGTTTTTTTCTTTTTTTGTTATAAAAGATTTTATAATTCTTATAAAAAACAGCAAAGCTAAGGCTGTGATTGCCTTATTTTTCTTTGCTGTCTTGCTCATTAATTAA
- a CDS encoding HU family DNA-binding protein: protein MTKADFISKVAQTSGLTKKDATAATDAVIATITEVLTKGDTISFIGFGTFSTAKRAARTARVPSTGKTIQVPATKVAKFKVGKNLKEAVAGGKVKKKK from the coding sequence ATGACTAAAGCAGATTTTATTTCAAAAGTTGCTCAAACTTCTGGGCTTACAAAAAAAGACGCAACTGCAGCTACTGACGCTGTTATAGCTACTATCACTGAAGTTTTAACTAAGGGTGATACAATCAGCTTTATAGGTTTTGGAACATTCTCTACTGCAAAAAGAGCAGCTAGAACAGCTAGAGTTCCAAGCACTGGTAAAACTATACAAGTTCCAGCTACTAAGGTTGCTAAATTCAAAGTTGGTAAAAATCTTAAAGAAGCTGTTGCTGGCGGAAAAGTTAAAAAGAAAAAATAA